A single window of Lentimicrobiaceae bacterium DNA harbors:
- a CDS encoding bile acid:sodium symporter family protein, whose protein sequence is MHDDLLLLDSIRLNFSQASLHLMNISIGFIMFGVALGIKWESFKDIFLNPRQVLVGLGSQFLVLPAVTFLAVWLLGGFITPSVAFGMLLVASCPGGNISNFISSVAKANVELSVSLTALGTMLAVFFTPLNFAFWGGLYSTTSPLLRPIHINPFEMFQTVVILLGIPVIAGIFFSQKLPHITRKIQKPIQQISLVIFGAFVILAFRNNYEYFIEYMGWIFIIVLIHNILALTTGYMFSGFFGLNRRDRRTISIETGIQNSGLGLVLLFNPKIFPPELNIGGMAFIAAWWGIWHIVAGLGMASLWSYWRPVHKFTDS, encoded by the coding sequence ATGCACGATGATCTTTTATTGCTTGATTCCATCAGGCTGAACTTCAGTCAGGCCAGTCTTCATTTGATGAATATTTCCATCGGATTTATTATGTTTGGGGTTGCACTGGGTATAAAATGGGAGAGTTTTAAAGATATTTTTTTAAATCCACGCCAGGTTTTAGTAGGGCTTGGCAGTCAATTTCTTGTTTTGCCGGCTGTAACTTTTCTGGCTGTATGGTTGCTGGGGGGCTTTATTACACCTTCAGTTGCATTTGGGATGCTGCTTGTGGCTTCGTGCCCGGGAGGAAATATATCCAATTTTATATCCAGCGTAGCCAAAGCCAATGTCGAACTTTCTGTTAGTTTAACAGCTCTGGGAACTATGCTGGCTGTGTTTTTTACACCGTTGAACTTTGCATTCTGGGGCGGCTTATACTCTACAACTTCGCCATTGTTAAGGCCAATTCATATTAACCCGTTTGAAATGTTTCAGACAGTGGTAATATTATTAGGTATTCCGGTTATAGCTGGCATCTTTTTTTCGCAAAAACTGCCACATATTACCCGCAAAATTCAAAAACCCATACAACAGATTTCTCTGGTAATTTTCGGGGCATTTGTAATCCTTGCTTTCCGCAATAATTATGAGTACTTTATAGAATATATGGGTTGGATATTTATCATCGTGCTCATACATAATATCCTGGCACTTACTACCGGGTATATGTTTTCTGGGTTTTTTGGCCTCAACCGACGCGACAGACGCACCATTTCTATCGAAACCGGCATACAGAATTCAGGACTGGGGCTGGTTTTGCTTTTTAATCCAAAAATTTTCCCACCGGAGCTAAATATCGGAGGTATGGCATTTATTGCAGCATGGTGGGGCATATGGCATATTGTCGCAGGTTTGGGCATGGCTTCGCTTTGGTCTTACTGGCGTCCTGTTCATAAATTTACTGATTCGTAA
- a CDS encoding RNA-binding S4 domain-containing protein, translated as MVEFKLEGHEYIQLNQLLKLLNLVETGGEANQCITEGLVKVNGETELQKRKKLRPGDIVEFENNIVKIEPAD; from the coding sequence ATGGTAGAATTTAAATTAGAAGGTCACGAATATATTCAGTTAAATCAATTGCTTAAACTGTTGAACCTTGTTGAAACCGGAGGTGAAGCCAATCAGTGTATCACCGAAGGCTTGGTAAAAGTAAATGGTGAAACTGAGTTACAAAAAAGGAAAAAGCTCAGGCCGGGCGATATTGTTGAATTTGAAAATAATATTGTTAAAATTGAGCCGGCTGATTGA
- a CDS encoding kinase/pyrophosphorylase gives MYKVIVVSDGTGRTARQALNAALTQFPGTEVEIIVHSQIRTPSQIRKIVASASRTGSLVVHTLVTDSLRELILRASHQSNVQTIDLMGPLLDRLSNEFIFKPSQQPGLFHRLNKEYFERIDAIQFTFNHDDGQRVEELADAEIVLLGVSRTFKTPLSIYLAYKGWFAANVPVILNIEPPEILRRINPSKIFCLTTNVSRLTELRRTRHQRLGGASGNYANPDFVFHEIQYALKYYHQNPAWHIINVASKSIEEIATEILAIRSGGDNEDTDEY, from the coding sequence ATGTATAAGGTAATTGTAGTATCGGATGGCACCGGACGTACAGCCCGTCAGGCATTAAATGCCGCGCTCACCCAGTTTCCGGGTACAGAGGTAGAGATTATCGTTCACAGTCAAATAAGAACTCCCTCACAAATCCGAAAAATTGTCGCCAGTGCTTCAAGAACGGGCTCTTTGGTTGTACACACGCTGGTAACAGATTCGCTGCGTGAATTAATTTTGCGCGCCAGCCACCAATCCAACGTTCAAACCATCGACCTGATGGGGCCGCTACTCGACCGACTTTCCAATGAATTCATATTTAAGCCATCGCAACAGCCTGGATTATTTCATCGTCTGAATAAAGAATATTTTGAACGAATCGATGCGATACAATTTACTTTTAACCATGACGACGGCCAGCGTGTTGAAGAGCTGGCCGATGCAGAAATTGTGCTTTTGGGTGTTTCACGAACCTTTAAAACCCCTTTGAGTATTTACCTTGCCTATAAAGGCTGGTTTGCAGCCAACGTTCCTGTGATATTAAACATTGAGCCGCCAGAAATCCTGCGGCGGATTAATCCTTCAAAAATATTTTGTCTCACCACCAATGTAAGCCGTTTAACTGAACTACGCCGTACCCGTCACCAAAGGCTGGGAGGAGCATCCGGCAATTATGCGAATCCTGATTTTGTATTCCACGAAATACAATATGCGTTGAAATATTACCACCAAAACCCTGCCTGGCATATCATTAATGTTGCATCCAAATCTATTGAAGAAATTGCCACTGAAATATTGGCCATCAGGTCAGGTGGCGACAATGAGGACACAGATGAATATTAA
- a CDS encoding cysteate synthase has translation MKDIFTPTEYKLQSQATGKIFEDSGWMLDATDEETPSLIRAIYRKKQIALRDDLPGLYRFADWLPVSRVLKGSSAPITYKSKGLAQALGMSNLWITFSGYWPEKGAHMTTCSFKETEAYSVCGRLNPAQQKVLVVASAGNTARAFAKVCSDNHIPLLLCVPHDYINALWFDKPLNDCVKLAVTAFGSDYFDAIHLSNLATQCNGFLAEGGAKNVARRDGMGTTTLSAVTTIGQIPDYYFQAVGSGTGAIAAWEANLRLIEDGRFGNNKMKLMVSQNAPFLPIYEAWKAGSRAMLPYNDDIAREHVTEIEAKVLSNRKPPYPVIGGLYDAMCDAGGDVLKATNLEARNAKELFFETEGIDIYAASAIATASLANAVKNGTIDKEALVMLNITGGGEELFKSNHSLHYLEPDLIFGITPTPEEVKEKLSELKWKFD, from the coding sequence ATGAAAGACATCTTTACACCCACAGAATACAAATTACAATCACAAGCAACAGGTAAAATCTTTGAAGACAGCGGCTGGATGCTCGATGCAACAGACGAAGAAACACCTTCACTTATCAGAGCCATCTACAGGAAAAAACAAATCGCGTTAAGAGATGATTTACCAGGACTGTACCGGTTTGCCGACTGGCTTCCTGTAAGCAGGGTATTAAAAGGCTCATCAGCTCCGATAACATACAAGAGCAAAGGGCTGGCTCAGGCGCTCGGCATGAGTAACCTGTGGATAACCTTCAGTGGTTACTGGCCTGAAAAAGGAGCTCACATGACTACCTGCTCATTTAAAGAAACGGAGGCTTATTCAGTATGCGGACGACTGAACCCGGCACAGCAAAAAGTACTGGTAGTAGCATCAGCCGGTAACACAGCCCGGGCCTTTGCCAAAGTCTGTTCCGACAACCATATTCCGCTATTGCTATGTGTGCCTCACGACTATATCAATGCCCTTTGGTTTGATAAACCGCTGAATGATTGTGTAAAGCTTGCCGTTACAGCTTTTGGAAGTGATTATTTTGACGCTATCCATTTATCGAATCTGGCAACACAGTGTAATGGTTTTTTAGCTGAAGGCGGGGCAAAAAATGTGGCCCGCCGTGATGGAATGGGAACCACCACTCTTTCAGCAGTAACTACCATCGGTCAAATACCTGATTACTATTTTCAGGCTGTAGGAAGTGGAACAGGAGCCATTGCTGCATGGGAAGCAAACCTGCGATTGATAGAGGACGGGCGATTTGGCAACAACAAAATGAAACTGATGGTTTCACAAAATGCGCCCTTCCTGCCTATTTACGAAGCCTGGAAGGCAGGCTCACGGGCCATGTTGCCTTACAATGACGATATTGCCCGCGAACATGTTACTGAAATTGAAGCCAAAGTGCTCTCAAACCGCAAGCCTCCTTATCCGGTTATTGGCGGATTATATGATGCGATGTGCGATGCTGGCGGCGATGTACTGAAAGCAACCAACCTGGAAGCCCGCAATGCCAAGGAGCTGTTTTTTGAAACTGAAGGCATTGATATTTATGCGGCATCAGCCATTGCTACGGCTTCACTCGCCAATGCCGTAAAAAACGGGACGATTGATAAAGAAGCCCTTGTCATGCTAAATATTACCGGCGGAGGTGAAGAGCTCTTCAAAAGCAACCACAGTTTGCATTATTTGGAGCCCGATCTTATTTTTGGCATTACTCCAACTCCGGAAGAGGTCAAAGAAAAACTATCGGAACTCAAGTGGAAATTTGACTAA
- a CDS encoding HAMP domain-containing histidine kinase, producing MNLRKLIRPRVTNIYEQKKTWKRWLFLIALVIVSVSLWYTNTLVRNIAKDERSKITTWANAIQQRANLVNYTGEFFDQIRIEERKRVELLAETMVRIPQADDDVALGFYLKIIESNTSIPVILADPEGKITGVKNVDFDIDTVPELTPELKMEFSVYPPIEIDYYNGNLNYFYYKDSHLFSELKVVLDDLVQSFFMEVVNNSASVPVIITDSTRTKLVAWGKIDSTKVNDSIYIKATVEDMATYNEPIEIVIAGSKHYIYYQDSFLLTQLRYYPYIQLAIVSIFLLIAYLLFSTARRSEQNQVWVGLAKETAHQLGTPLSSMMAWVEYLKTKDVGNETIIELQKDVNRLNTITERFSKIGSAANLKTENVVEVVYNSISYLKTRTSQKVSFTINPPQGAIILTMLNSPLFDWVIENLVKNAVDAMAGQGSININIEEEDRFVIIDVSDTGKGIPKKMQKNIFNPGYTSKQRGWGLGLSLAQRIIHENHDGKIFVKSSVPGKGTTFRILLRK from the coding sequence ATGAATCTGCGTAAACTTATCAGACCGCGTGTAACCAATATTTATGAACAAAAGAAAACCTGGAAGCGATGGTTATTCTTGATCGCTCTGGTGATTGTCAGTGTATCACTTTGGTATACCAATACTTTGGTGCGCAATATTGCCAAAGACGAAAGGAGTAAAATTACAACCTGGGCCAATGCTATACAACAACGGGCGAATCTTGTAAATTATACAGGCGAATTTTTTGACCAGATAAGGATTGAAGAGCGAAAAAGGGTTGAATTGCTGGCCGAAACGATGGTTAGAATACCTCAGGCTGACGATGATGTGGCCCTTGGCTTTTATCTGAAAATTATTGAAAGCAATACCTCCATCCCGGTTATTCTGGCCGACCCCGAAGGAAAGATTACAGGTGTAAAAAATGTCGATTTTGATATCGATACTGTTCCGGAACTTACGCCTGAACTCAAAATGGAGTTTTCGGTCTATCCGCCTATTGAAATTGATTATTATAACGGTAACCTCAATTATTTTTACTACAAGGATTCACATCTTTTTTCTGAACTGAAGGTGGTTCTTGACGATTTGGTTCAGTCATTTTTTATGGAAGTGGTAAATAATTCGGCTTCGGTGCCTGTAATTATTACCGATAGTACCAGAACCAAGCTGGTTGCATGGGGTAAAATTGATTCCACCAAAGTAAATGACTCAATTTATATCAAAGCTACTGTTGAGGATATGGCTACTTACAATGAGCCAATAGAAATTGTGATTGCAGGCAGTAAGCATTATATCTATTATCAGGATTCATTTTTGCTCACCCAACTGCGCTATTATCCTTATATTCAGCTTGCCATTGTAAGTATCTTTTTATTGATAGCCTATCTGCTTTTCAGCACCGCCAGGCGGTCAGAGCAAAATCAGGTTTGGGTAGGCTTGGCTAAGGAAACTGCTCATCAGCTGGGCACACCACTCTCTTCAATGATGGCATGGGTGGAGTATTTGAAAACAAAAGATGTAGGAAACGAAACCATTATTGAATTACAGAAGGATGTTAATCGATTGAATACCATTACGGAGCGTTTTTCGAAAATTGGTTCAGCTGCAAATCTTAAAACGGAAAATGTAGTAGAAGTGGTTTATAATTCCATTTCATATCTCAAAACAAGAACATCGCAAAAAGTAAGTTTTACCATCAACCCTCCACAGGGCGCTATAATACTTACTATGCTGAATTCACCTCTGTTCGACTGGGTAATTGAGAATTTGGTAAAGAATGCCGTGGATGCGATGGCTGGCCAGGGAAGCATCAATATCAATATTGAAGAAGAAGACAGGTTTGTGATTATAGATGTATCCGATACCGGAAAGGGCATTCCGAAAAAAATGCAGAAAAACATTTTCAATCCCGGTTATACCAGCAAACAGCGGGGTTGGGGGCTTGGCTTGTCGCTGGCACAGCGAATAATTCATGAGAATCACGACGGGAAGATTTTTGTGAAATCTTCTGTTCCCGGTAAGGGTACTACTTTTAGAATACTGTTAAGAAAGTAG
- a CDS encoding 1-deoxy-D-xylulose-5-phosphate synthase, with translation MHTKKTGLLNQINSPADLRKLDEEALPLLCDEIRQFIIDVISSNPGHLGASLGTVELAVAIHYAFNTPVDKLIWDVGHQAYAHKIITGRRDVFHTNRTYQGISGFPKMAESEYDAFGVGHASTSISAALGMAVAAKLQQNFTEQHIAVIGDGSMTGGMAMEALNNAGVSNTNLLVILNDNGIAIDKNVGAMRQYLLDIVTSRAYNKLKDKVWQLMGGNTRYGKNSRAVVKQVGNALKSTILKKSNLFEAFNLRYFGPVDGHDVIRLTKLMTDLRKIPGPKLLHVITVKGKGFEKAEQDQILYHSPGMFDKTTGEIIEKPCKSLPPKYQHVFGKTIIELAEKNEKIVGVTPAMPSGCSLNMMMSVMPHRAFDVGIAEQHAVTFSAGMAARGLIPFCNIYSSFMQRAYDQVIHDVALQGLQVVFCLDRGGLVGEDGPTHHGAFDLAYFRAIPGLTISAPMNEAELRNLMYTAQLPGKGAFVIRYPRGRGMSNNWKNPFEEIEVGTGRKLREGEKVAILSIGHPGNFAAEACNRLLQEGISTGHYDMRFLKPLDERLLHEVFQKYTHIITVEDGTTLGGLGSAVLEFMADQGYEKNVKRLGIPDRYITQGKPELLYAECGFDAEGIISAVKNAIT, from the coding sequence ATGCATACAAAAAAAACAGGATTGTTAAATCAAATTAATTCGCCTGCCGACTTGCGCAAACTCGACGAAGAGGCTCTTCCGCTTTTGTGTGATGAAATCAGGCAGTTTATTATTGATGTTATTTCGTCCAATCCTGGTCATTTAGGGGCCAGTCTGGGAACCGTTGAGCTTGCTGTTGCCATTCACTATGCTTTTAATACACCGGTTGATAAGCTAATTTGGGATGTTGGTCATCAGGCTTACGCTCATAAAATTATTACAGGCCGGCGTGATGTTTTTCATACCAATCGCACCTATCAGGGCATAAGTGGTTTCCCGAAAATGGCCGAAAGTGAATACGATGCCTTTGGCGTGGGACATGCCTCCACTTCAATTTCTGCCGCTTTAGGAATGGCTGTGGCGGCAAAACTTCAGCAAAATTTTACTGAACAACATATTGCTGTAATTGGCGATGGTTCAATGACCGGTGGCATGGCCATGGAAGCCCTCAATAATGCCGGGGTGTCCAATACAAATTTGCTGGTTATTTTGAATGATAATGGTATTGCCATTGATAAGAATGTTGGAGCAATGCGCCAATATTTACTCGATATTGTTACTTCCCGTGCATACAACAAACTAAAAGATAAGGTTTGGCAACTTATGGGCGGTAATACCCGTTATGGTAAAAATTCCAGGGCTGTTGTGAAACAGGTTGGTAATGCTCTGAAATCAACCATTCTGAAAAAAAGCAATTTGTTTGAGGCTTTTAATCTCAGGTATTTTGGGCCTGTTGACGGGCATGATGTAATACGCCTGACCAAGCTCATGACTGACCTCAGGAAAATTCCGGGGCCTAAATTGCTGCATGTGATTACAGTTAAGGGAAAGGGATTCGAAAAAGCTGAACAAGACCAGATTCTTTACCATTCGCCGGGAATGTTTGATAAAACAACCGGTGAAATTATTGAGAAACCATGTAAAAGTCTTCCACCAAAATATCAGCATGTTTTTGGTAAAACCATTATTGAACTTGCCGAAAAAAATGAGAAGATTGTGGGTGTTACGCCTGCCATGCCGTCGGGTTGTTCACTCAATATGATGATGTCGGTAATGCCACACAGAGCTTTTGATGTGGGGATTGCTGAACAACATGCCGTAACTTTTTCGGCCGGAATGGCAGCCCGTGGCCTGATACCATTTTGTAACATCTATTCTTCATTCATGCAACGCGCTTATGACCAGGTTATTCATGATGTTGCATTGCAGGGATTACAGGTTGTTTTCTGCCTCGATCGTGGAGGCCTGGTAGGTGAAGATGGTCCAACGCATCATGGCGCTTTCGATTTGGCTTATTTCAGGGCAATACCGGGCCTCACAATTTCAGCGCCCATGAACGAAGCAGAACTGCGTAACCTAATGTATACCGCTCAGTTGCCCGGTAAAGGGGCTTTTGTGATCCGTTATCCCCGTGGCCGTGGCATGTCAAATAACTGGAAAAACCCGTTCGAGGAAATCGAAGTGGGTACAGGCAGAAAACTGCGTGAAGGTGAAAAAGTGGCAATCCTGAGCATCGGGCATCCGGGCAATTTTGCCGCTGAAGCTTGTAATAGGCTGCTACAGGAAGGAATCTCAACAGGTCATTATGATATGCGTTTCCTGAAACCTTTGGATGAAAGGCTTTTGCACGAAGTCTTTCAAAAATATACCCATATTATTACGGTTGAGGATGGTACTACCCTGGGTGGTTTGGGTAGCGCTGTGCTGGAGTTTATGGCTGACCAAGGCTATGAGAAAAATGTCAAACGCCTGGGTATTCCTGACAGATATATTACACAGGGTAAACCCGAACTTTTATATGCAGAGTGCGGTTTTGATGCTGAAGGAATTATTTCTGCAGTGAAAAATGCGATTACATAA
- the trkA gene encoding Trk system potassium transporter TrkA, whose protein sequence is MNIIIAGDGEVGFHLAKMLSGENHNITIVDPHQELLKLIESHSDLMTITGDSTSIRVLEQANIRRADLLISVVHDEKINITTCVLGKKLGAKRTIARINNTEYLTIENREIMRSLGIDAMVCPERIASKEIVRLLSQTAATEIFDFSEGRLSLFLIKLDEKAAVLNKTLTQIAKENPKLDFRAIAIHRNNKTIIPKGEDEFKVGDLAYVITKPDGIDALLRLGGKQKQEIRNVMIVGGGRIGRKTARRLERDMNVKLIEIDKDRCLNLIDQLEHTLIINADARDIELLEDEGIRNMDAFISVTNDYETNILTCLLAQRYGVKRVIPLVENIDYIGISQSIGIETIINKKLITASYIVRFTMDAEVTSIKCLSGIDAEVLEFVVKPGAYVTKKPIRSIDIPKGSIIGGIVRGLQSFIAIGDFQIQEGDKVVIFALPEAINKVQALFN, encoded by the coding sequence ATGAATATAATCATAGCCGGCGATGGCGAAGTCGGATTTCACCTGGCCAAGATGCTGTCTGGTGAAAATCACAATATTACCATAGTTGACCCTCATCAGGAGCTACTCAAACTGATTGAATCACATTCTGATTTGATGACCATAACCGGAGATTCAACTTCCATCAGAGTATTGGAGCAAGCCAACATCCGAAGGGCCGACCTGCTGATTTCGGTGGTGCATGACGAAAAAATTAACATTACCACCTGCGTTCTTGGTAAAAAACTGGGCGCCAAACGTACGATAGCACGAATCAACAATACAGAATATCTGACGATAGAAAACCGCGAGATTATGCGCTCACTGGGCATAGACGCGATGGTATGCCCTGAACGTATTGCCTCAAAAGAAATTGTCAGGCTGCTCAGTCAAACTGCTGCAACTGAAATTTTTGATTTTTCAGAAGGACGATTATCTCTTTTCCTTATCAAACTCGACGAAAAGGCTGCAGTACTCAACAAAACACTAACCCAGATTGCCAAAGAAAATCCAAAGCTTGACTTCAGAGCCATTGCCATTCACCGCAACAATAAAACAATAATTCCTAAAGGAGAAGACGAATTTAAGGTTGGCGATTTGGCTTATGTCATAACAAAACCTGATGGAATTGATGCCTTATTAAGACTTGGCGGTAAGCAAAAACAGGAAATCAGAAATGTGATGATTGTGGGCGGAGGACGTATTGGCCGTAAAACAGCCAGGCGTCTGGAACGTGATATGAATGTCAAACTGATTGAAATTGACAAGGATCGCTGCTTAAACCTGATTGACCAGCTTGAACACACCTTAATTATCAATGCCGATGCACGCGACATTGAACTGCTCGAAGATGAGGGAATCCGCAATATGGATGCCTTTATTTCAGTTACCAACGATTACGAAACCAATATTCTTACTTGCTTGCTGGCTCAGCGTTACGGCGTAAAAAGGGTTATTCCGCTGGTTGAGAATATAGACTATATCGGAATTTCGCAAAGCATTGGCATAGAAACCATTATAAACAAGAAGCTTATCACTGCATCATATATTGTTCGTTTTACCATGGATGCGGAGGTAACTTCAATCAAATGCCTGAGCGGAATTGATGCCGAAGTACTTGAATTTGTTGTTAAACCTGGAGCTTATGTTACCAAAAAACCCATAAGAAGCATTGATATTCCAAAGGGCAGTATCATCGGTGGTATTGTTCGCGGCCTGCAGAGTTTTATTGCAATCGGCGATTTTCAGATTCAGGAAGGCGATAAAGTGGTGATTTTTGCACTACCCGAAGCCATCAATAAAGTTCAGGCTTTGTTCAATTAA
- a CDS encoding TrkH family potassium uptake protein, translated as MLSCLGFSIWYDRDFANNLSFFNPNHDFLPLLVSGSGISIIGLLLWIANKRLEQNSIGKREGYIIVSFSWIIISLFGAIPFLISGVAQNYTDAFFETMSGFTTTGASIFTDIESIPKGILFWRSLTHWIGGMGIIVLSLAILPILGIGGMQLFVAEVPGITPDKLHPRIKQTAKRLWGIYVLLTLVLTILLMFGGMNLFDALCHAFGTLATGGFSTKNDSIAGFSPYIQYVIIIFMFLAGTNFTLHHFGLKGHLKKVWDNEEFRNYLYLLVASSVIIALALFFIQGDTAEKSFRDALFQVVSIVTTTGYITTDYLLWPFFAWFLIFLLMFTGGCAGSTGGGIKMVRILLLFKNSLLELKRLIHPQAIIPVRLNRKSVPQSIIFNVLAFFLIYIIIFAFGSLAMSMMGLEFESAVGSVAACIGNIGPGLGQVGPVLNFSLVPDPGKWLLSLLMLLGRLELFTVLILFSPAFWRS; from the coding sequence ATGCTAAGTTGCCTGGGGTTTTCTATCTGGTACGACCGTGATTTTGCAAACAATCTGAGCTTTTTCAATCCCAACCACGATTTTCTTCCATTGCTGGTTTCCGGTTCAGGTATTTCGATAATCGGCCTTCTTTTATGGATAGCGAATAAAAGACTGGAACAAAACTCTATCGGAAAACGCGAAGGCTATATCATCGTTTCATTTTCCTGGATCATCATATCCCTTTTTGGGGCGATACCATTTTTAATAAGCGGAGTCGCTCAAAATTATACGGATGCATTTTTTGAAACAATGTCAGGCTTCACCACCACCGGGGCTTCCATATTTACTGATATTGAATCTATTCCGAAAGGAATTCTTTTCTGGCGCAGTCTTACTCACTGGATAGGCGGAATGGGAATTATTGTGCTTTCATTAGCTATTCTTCCAATTTTAGGTATTGGTGGTATGCAGTTATTTGTGGCTGAAGTGCCCGGTATAACACCCGACAAGTTGCACCCTCGCATCAAGCAAACTGCCAAAAGATTATGGGGAATTTATGTACTTCTTACTTTGGTTTTAACCATCTTGCTCATGTTTGGAGGCATGAATCTTTTCGATGCCCTTTGCCATGCTTTTGGCACACTTGCAACTGGCGGCTTTTCAACTAAAAACGACTCTATTGCAGGCTTTTCCCCCTACATACAGTATGTGATCATTATTTTCATGTTTCTGGCCGGAACCAACTTTACACTCCATCATTTTGGCCTGAAAGGACATCTCAAAAAGGTATGGGATAATGAAGAGTTTCGCAATTACCTTTATTTATTGGTTGCATCGTCCGTTATTATCGCCCTGGCCCTGTTTTTTATTCAGGGCGATACGGCTGAAAAATCATTTCGCGATGCGTTATTTCAGGTTGTTTCCATCGTTACCACCACTGGTTACATAACCACAGATTATCTGCTCTGGCCTTTCTTTGCCTGGTTTCTCATTTTTCTGTTGATGTTTACTGGAGGTTGCGCGGGTTCTACAGGCGGAGGCATAAAAATGGTACGCATTCTACTGCTTTTTAAAAACAGTTTACTCGAACTAAAACGACTCATACATCCGCAAGCCATAATACCTGTAAGGCTCAACAGAAAGTCAGTACCACAAAGCATTATTTTTAATGTACTTGCCTTTTTCCTTATTTACATCATCATTTTTGCATTTGGGTCATTGGCCATGTCAATGATGGGCCTTGAGTTTGAATCTGCAGTTGGTTCTGTTGCCGCCTGCATTGGCAATATAGGCCCGGGGCTTGGACAGGTTGGGCCGGTTCTTAATTTTTCATTGGTTCCCGACCCCGGTAAATGGCTTTTATCGCTTTTAATGCTTCTGGGAAGGCTTGAGCTCTTTACAGTGCTTATCCTCTTTTCACCAGCTTTCTGGAGAAGTTAA